The following coding sequences are from one Panicum hallii strain FIL2 chromosome 5, PHallii_v3.1, whole genome shotgun sequence window:
- the LOC112894649 gene encoding mitogen-activated protein kinase kinase 1-like produces the protein MLRGKKPLKDLKLSVPAQETPVDKFLTASGTFKDGELRLNQSGLRLISEENGDEDETTKLKVEDVQLSMDDLEMIQVIGKGSGGVVQLVRHKWVGTLYALKGIQMNIQESVRKQIVQELKINQATQSPHIVLCHQSFYHNGVIYLVLEYMDRGSLADIIKQVKTVLEPYLAVLCKQVLEGLLYLHHERHVIHRDIKPSNLLLNRKGEVKITDFGVSAVLASSMGQRDTFVGTYNYMAPERISGSSYDYKSDIWSLGLVILECAIGRFPYIPSEGEGWLSFYELLEAIVDQPPPSAPADQFSPEFCSFISSCIQKDPAQRMSASELLNHPFLKKFEDKDLDLRILVESLEPPMNIPE, from the exons ATGTTGAgggggaagaagccgctcaAGGATCTCAAGCTCTCCGTGCCGGCGCAGGAGACCCCCGTCGATAAGTTCCT GACGGCGAGTGGTACATTCAAGGATGGCGAACTGCGGCTTAATCAAAGCGGCTTGCGGCTTATCTCCGAGGAAAATGGGGATGAAGAT gaaacaacaaagcTGAAAGTGGAAGATGTGCAGTTATCAATGGATGATCTTGAGATGATTCAAGTCATTGGTAAAGGAAGTGGTGGTGTTGTCCAGCTAGTGAGGCACAAATGGGTGGGGACACTGTACGCCTTAAAG GGTATTCAAATGAACATTCAGGAATCAGTTCGCAAACAAATAGTACAAGAGCTCAAAATAAACCAGGCAACACAGAGCCCTCATATAGTTCTGTGCCATCAATCTTTTTACCACAATGGTGTAATATATCTTGTTCTTGAGTACATGGATCGTGGATCTCTTGCAGACATCATTAAGCAAGTGAAGACAGTTCTGGAGCCCTACCTTGCGGTACTCTGTAAGCAG GTCTTGGAGGGTTTATTATATCTTCATCATGAAAGGCACGTGATTCACAGGGACATAAAGCCTTCTAACTTGTTACTCAACCGTAAAGGGGAAGTCAAGATTACTGACTTTGGGGTAAGTGCGGTGCTAGCAAGCTCAATGGGTCAGCGAGATACATTTGTTGGAACCTACAACTATATGGCG CCTGAACGGATTAGCGGAAGCTCGTATGACTACAAAAGTGACATATGGAGTTTGGGCTTAGTAATACTTGAGTGTGCCATTGGGCGGTTCCCCTATATACCTTCAGAAGGAGAAGGTTGGTTAAGCTTTTATGAACTACTGGAGGCTATTGTCGATCAGCCACCACCTTCTGCACCTGCAGATCAGTTCTCTCCAGAATTCTGCTCATTTATCTCCTCCTG CATACAAAAGGATCCAGCTCAGCGGATGTCTGCTTCAGAACTATTG AACCACCCTTTCTTGAAGAAGTTTGAGGATAAGGATTTAGACCTGCGGATTCTCGTGGAGAGCCTGGAACCTCCAATGAATATACCCGAGTAA
- the LOC112894650 gene encoding uncharacterized protein LOC112894650, giving the protein MRREGRQHGWVFAVDRTLVDPEGKLRTRAVQVDGTAAANGGFVRAPRKPTNHSKPAVGRAYKALLRKGEAGSGRSRRKFKHDEAKMYALEVQGAEDAFDDAMMELCYY; this is encoded by the coding sequence ATGCGTCGCGAGGGCCGCCAGCACGGGTGGGTGTTCGCCGTCGACCGCACCCTGGTCGACCCGGAGGGCAAGCTCCGCACGCGCGCCGTGCAGgtcgacggcacggcggcggccaacGGCGGGTTCGTCAGGGCGCCGCGCAAGCCCACCAACCACTCCAAGCCCGCCGTGGGGCGCGCGTACAAGGCCCTGCTCCGCAagggggaggccgggtccggcAGGAGCAGGCGCAAGTTCAAGCACGACGAGGCCAAGATGTACGCCCTCGAGGTCCAGGGCGCCGAGGACGCCTTCGACGACGCGATGATGGAGTTGTGCTACTATTGA
- the LOC112895303 gene encoding uncharacterized protein LOC112895303, with protein MRREGRQHGWVFAVDRSLVDPEGKKSRARAMQVEGAAAATNGGGFVRVPRKPTNHSKPGVGHAYRGLVGKGEAGSGRGRRKFKHDEAKMYHLEIQGAEDAAADAYDLDA; from the coding sequence ATGCGTCGCGAGGGCCGCCAGCACGGGTGGGTGTTCGCCGTCGACCGCAGCCTGGTCGACCCGGAGGGCAAGAAGAGCCGCGCGCGCGCGATGCAGGTCGAGGGCGCTGCGGCGGCGACCAACGGCGGCGGGTTCGTCAGGGTGCCGCGCAAGCCCACCAACCACTCCAAGCCCGGCGTCGGCCACGCGTACAGGGGCCTGGTCGGCAagggggaggccgggtccgggAGGGGCAGGCGCAAGTTCAAGCACGACGAGGCCAAGATGTACCACCTCGAGATCCAGGGCGccgaggacgccgccgccgatgcGTATGACCTGGACGCGTGA
- the LOC112894618 gene encoding transcription factor MYB4-like, producing MGRSPCCDKTKVKRGPWSQEEDAVLRSFVERFGNAGNWIALPQRAGLKRCGKSCRLRWLNYLRPELRHGGFTDEEDNLILSLYGDIGSKWSVIASRLPGRTDNDVKNYWNTKLKKRYLASTREGRPPPPPASDDDGSATAADSRSQDDEAPPPTPPALANLDDTASETAAAAVDDDALLLKSEHLYAELVGLIEQQSSSLTTSTTGPPSSSTGEASSSAATPSSSSGTSPTTGSSSGSRATVWPTSMDVHGTTLLSESSSSLFDACYGVVGDDAFGAALLPAYSFQDLLAASYDEFTAVTQELQYY from the exons ATGGGGCGGTCGCCGTGCTGCGACAAGACGAAGGTGAAGCGGGGGCCGTGGTCGCAGGAGGAGGACGCCGTCCTCCGGAGCTTCGTCGAGCGGTTCGGCAATGCCGGCAACTGGATCGCCCTGCCCCAGAGAGCAG GGCTGAAGCGATGCGGTAAGAGCTGCCGCCTGCGGTGGCTCAACTACCTCCGCCCGGAGCTCCGGCACGGCGGCTTCACCGACGAGGAAGACAACCTCATCCTCTCCCTCTACGGCGACATCGGAAGCAA GTGGTCGGTGATCGCGTCCAGACTCCCCGGCAGGACGGACAACGACGTCAAGAACTACtggaacaccaagctcaagaaGAGGTACCTGGCATCCACAAGAGAAGGAaggccgccaccacctcctgccagcgacgacgacggcagcgccaccgccgcggaCAGCCGGTCCCAAGACGATGAGGCCCCTCCGCCGACACCTCCAGCCCTCGCCAACCTCGACGACACAGCATCAGaaacagccgccgccgccgtcgacgacGACGCCCTCCTCCTCAAGTCGGAGCATCTGTACGCGGAGCTCGTGGGCCTCATCGAGCAGCAGTCGTCGTCGCTGACCACAAGTACTACCGGaccgccgtcgtcgtcgaccGGGGAAGCGTCGTCGTCAGCAGCGACGCCGTCGTCCTCGTCTGGAACAAGTCCGACGACGGGTAGCAGCTCAGGGAGCCGCGCCACCGTGTGGCCCACCAGCATGGACGTGCATGGCACAACGCTGTTGTCCGAGTCCAGCAGCAGCCTGTTCGACGCTTGTTACGGCGTTGTTGGTGATGACGCGTTCGGAGCGGCTCTGCTGCCCGCGTACTCCTTCCAAGACCTCCTGGCCGCGTCTTACGACGAGTTTACCGCGGTGACGCAGGAGTTGCAGTACTACTGA
- the LOC112892916 gene encoding probable acyl-[acyl-carrier-protein]--UDP-N-acetylglucosamine O-acyltransferase, mitochondrial isoform X1, producing MSAAAAAARAARLLLPCLSQTTATRLLHASASQGAAREASGSFIHPAAVVHPDAVVGQGVSIGPFCTVGPSARIGDACQLHAGSHVVGDTELGEGCVVQTGAILGADIPGQTVIGENNIIGHYATVGIKCQDLKYKTGDECFLHIGRNNEIREYCSIHRSSKSCDCTVIGDNNLIMGSCHIAHDCKIGNNNIFANNTLFAGHVVVEDCTHTAGAVVVHQFCHIGSYSFLGGGSVVAQDVPRYMMVAGDRAELRGLNLEGLRRNGFSDQEVRSLRKAYQKVFMPTITIESSFEERLAELEREELSKTPAVSCMVESIRMSFDQGRRGICKFRSWNSS from the exons atgtccgccgccgccgccgccgcccgcgccgcgcggctGCTGCTACCGTGTCTCTCCCAGACCACTGCCACGCGCCTTCTCCATGCGA GTGCTTCGCAGGGAGCGGCACGGGAGGCGTCCGGTAGCTTCAtccaccccgccgccgtcgtccaccCCGATGCAGTCGTCGGTCAG GGCGTCTCGATAGGGCCCTTTTGCACGGTAGGGCCTTCAGCCAGGATTGGTGATGCCTGTCAATTACATGCTGGGAGCCATGTCGTGGGAGATACTGAGCTAGGGGAGGGATGTGTTGTTCAAAC TGGTGCTATTCTTGGTGCAGATATCCCTGGCCAGACAGTTATTGGGGAAAACAACATCATCGGACACTATGCTACTGTTGGTATAAAATGCCAAGATTTGAAATATAAG ACTGGAGATGAATGCTTTCTACACATTGGTAGAAATAATGAGATCAGAGAGTACTGCTCCATTCATCGTTCTTCCAAATCTTGTGACTGCACG GTTATCGGGGACAATAATCTTATAATGGGTTCGTGCCATATTGCTCATGATTGCAAGATTGGTAACAACAACATATTTGCTAATAATACTCTGTTTGCTGGCCATGTAGTTGTCGAA GACTGTACTCACACTGCAGGAGCTGTTGTTGTCCATCAATTTTGTCATATTGGGTCATACTCATTTCTTGGTGGAGGCTCTGTG GTTGCACAAGATGTGCCAAGGTACATGATGGTTGCAGGTGATAGAGCAGAGCTTCGTGGTCTGAATCTTGAAGGTCTTAGGCGCAATGGATTCTCCGACCAAGAG GTACGAAGTTTGAGGAAAGCTTATCAGAAAGTATTTATGCCAACTATTACTATTGAGAGTAGCTTTGAAGAGAGACTGGCTGAATTG GAACGGGAAGAGCTGTCAAAAACTCCTGCTGTATCCTGCATGGTGGAATCAATTCGCATGTCGTTTGATCAAGGACGTCGAGGGATTTGCAAATTCAGAAGTTGGAACAGTTCATAA
- the LOC112892916 gene encoding probable acyl-[acyl-carrier-protein]--UDP-N-acetylglucosamine O-acyltransferase, mitochondrial isoform X2, which translates to MSAAAAAARAARLLLPCLSQTTATRLLHASASQGAAREASGSFIHPAAVVHPDAVVGQGVSIGPFCTVGPSARIGDACQLHAGSHVVGDTELGEGCVVQTGAILGADIPGQTVIGENNIIGHYATVGIKCQDLKYKTGDECFLHIGRNNEIREYCSIHRSSKSCDCTVIGDNNLIMGSCHIAHDCKIGNNNIFANNTLFAGHVVVEDCTHTAGAVVVHQFCHIGSYSFLGGGSVVAQDVPRYMMVAGDRAELRGLNLEGLRRNGFSDQEFEESLSESIYANYYY; encoded by the exons atgtccgccgccgccgccgccgcccgcgccgcgcggctGCTGCTACCGTGTCTCTCCCAGACCACTGCCACGCGCCTTCTCCATGCGA GTGCTTCGCAGGGAGCGGCACGGGAGGCGTCCGGTAGCTTCAtccaccccgccgccgtcgtccaccCCGATGCAGTCGTCGGTCAG GGCGTCTCGATAGGGCCCTTTTGCACGGTAGGGCCTTCAGCCAGGATTGGTGATGCCTGTCAATTACATGCTGGGAGCCATGTCGTGGGAGATACTGAGCTAGGGGAGGGATGTGTTGTTCAAAC TGGTGCTATTCTTGGTGCAGATATCCCTGGCCAGACAGTTATTGGGGAAAACAACATCATCGGACACTATGCTACTGTTGGTATAAAATGCCAAGATTTGAAATATAAG ACTGGAGATGAATGCTTTCTACACATTGGTAGAAATAATGAGATCAGAGAGTACTGCTCCATTCATCGTTCTTCCAAATCTTGTGACTGCACG GTTATCGGGGACAATAATCTTATAATGGGTTCGTGCCATATTGCTCATGATTGCAAGATTGGTAACAACAACATATTTGCTAATAATACTCTGTTTGCTGGCCATGTAGTTGTCGAA GACTGTACTCACACTGCAGGAGCTGTTGTTGTCCATCAATTTTGTCATATTGGGTCATACTCATTTCTTGGTGGAGGCTCTGTG GTTGCACAAGATGTGCCAAGGTACATGATGGTTGCAGGTGATAGAGCAGAGCTTCGTGGTCTGAATCTTGAAGGTCTTAGGCGCAATGGATTCTCCGACCAAGAG TTTGAGGAAAGCTTATCAGAAAGTATTTATGCCAACTATTACTATTGA
- the LOC112892915 gene encoding RGG repeats nuclear RNA binding protein C-like codes for MATLNPFDLLGADDGDDPSQLIAAAAAAAQKAEAKKAAAAPAGKAAQPAAAAKFPTKPAPPSQAVRDARGGGAPARGERGRGRGGRGYGQNRDLSGENANGFHGGYGGGGFGDGAVTGGAEGERERGPRPPYRGGGRRGGYRNGEFGDDSERPPRRNYERHSGTGRGYEMKRDGAGRGNWGTATDEVLAQETEEALKVEEGAPIAEKQGEQNDAPAADENKDNKDAAAEEEEKEEDKEMTLEEFEKIREEKRKALLALKTEERKVEVDKDLQSLQPLSNKKENDEVFIKLGSDKDKKKESAERDERAKKSLSINEFLKPAEGERYYGGRGRGRGRGERGGFRGGYGGGYNRGPAAAPSIEDQAQFPSLGGK; via the exons ATGGCCACCCTCAACCCGTTCGACCTCCTCGGcgccgacgacggcgacgacccCTCGCAGCTGattgccgccgcggcggcggcggcgcagaaggCAGAGGCGAAGAAGGCCGCCGCGGCGCCTGCTGGTAAGGCGGCCCAGCCCGCGGCGGCCGCCAAGTTCCCGACCAAGCCCGCTCCCCCCTCGCAGGCTG TGAGAGATGCACGTGGTGGCGGTGCACCAGCTCGTGGTGAACGTGGCCGTGGCAGAGGTGGACGGGGTTATGGCCAGAACCGTGACCTCAGCGGTGAGAATGCCAATGGCTTCCATGGAGGTTATGGTGGCGGAGGCTTTGGGGATGGTGCTGTAACTGGTGGAGCTgaaggggaaagggagagaggccCTCGCCCCCCTTACCGTGGAGGAGGCAGACGTGGTGGCTACAGGAATGGTGAGTTTGGTGATGACTCTGAGAGGCCACCTCGGAGAAACTATGAACGCCACAGTGGAACTGGCCGTGGGTATGAGATGAAGCGTGATGGCGCAGGGCGTGGGAACTGGGGAACTGCCACTGATGAAGTTCTTGCCCA GGAAACTGAGGAAGCTCTCAAGGTGGAGGAGGGTGCTCCTATTGCTGAGAAACAGGGCGAGCAGAATGACGCCCCAGCAGCAGATGAGAACAAAGATAACAAggatgctgctgctgaggaggaagaaaaggaagaggaCAAG GAGATGACTCTGGAGGAGTTTGAGAAAATAAGGGAGGAGAAGAGGAAAGCACTACTTGCATTGAAGACTGAGGAGAGAAAGGTTGAAGTTGATAAGGATCTGCAGTCTCTGCAGCCACTCTCAAACAAGAAAGAAAATGATGAAGTTTTCATTAAGCTG GGTTCTGACAAGGATAAGAAGAAGGAAAGTGCTGAGCGTGATGAGCGTGCCAAGAAG TCGCTGAGCATCAATGAGTTCCTGAAACCTGCTGAAGGAGAAAGGTACTATGGTGGTCGTGGTCGTGGAAGGGGCCGTGGGGAGCGTGGTGGTTTTCGAGGTGGATATGGCGGGGGTTACAATCGTGGCCCAGCTGCTGCCCCATCCATTGAGGATCAAGCTCAGTTCCCAAGCCTTGGTGGGAAGTGA
- the LOC112892399 gene encoding putative disease resistance protein RGA3: protein MEAILSAIMNDLLSRALSLVIQRYRRSRAQEAEHGIQRLQRVLLRVDATVEAAEGRHITNQAMLRQLEMLRQGMYGGHYMLDTVKFRGHGGDDEVSGGLPVALPRFSSAKRLPSFTGNSSNESRQNPESPKKLEKMLERLETLMGDMLEFGVFLEGYPRIRRQPYCTYLILGNVMFGRQMEMETVVNFLLRPEAPFGNGGPAVLPIVGVARIGKSTLVEHVCLDERVRSHFSSIVVFTGEDLDAGDLAAFRGSAAIKHQDATAASRGRSLTVIELAGDVDEGAWRRLYHSAASSMGHGSKIVITGRSEKVAALGTTKALRLKALPQEAYWYFFKALAFGSANPDDHPKLASLAMEIAELLDGVFMAGNVVASLMRANQSTEFWLRVLQCLRDYTRKHQAMFGSHPNKLLQQGQSVYPWRMAGTHDVVTTFCKIYQKPSAQDDVPEVTVQDILSGRSTRQGNFSAVAWVSTVPPYYTFLASCVSQTVRCSAATKKRPRHARA, encoded by the coding sequence ATGGAGGCCATCCTTTCCGCGATCATGAACGACCTCCTGAGCAGAGCCCTATCCCTGGTGATCCAGAGGTACAGGAGGTCCAGGGCACAAGAGGCGGAGCACGGGATCCAGCGGCTGCAGCGTGTCCTGCTCCGGGTCGACGCCACGGTGGAGGCCGCCGAGGGGCGGCACATCACCAATCAAGCGATGCTCCGGCAGCTCGAGATGCTCCGGCAAGGCATGTACGGGGGTCACTACATGCTCGACACCGTCAAGTTCAGAGGCCATGGGGGCGATGACGAGGTGAGCGGCGGCCTACCTGTTGCCTTGCCTAGATTCAGTTCAGCCAAGCGTCTCCCCTCCTTCACCGGTAACAGCAGCAATGAAAGCCGCCAGAACCCCGAGAGCCCGAAGAAGCTGGAGAAGATGCTCGAACGGCTCGAGACATTGATGGGCGACATGCTGGAGTTCGGCGTGTTCTTGGAGGGATACCCTCGCATCCGCCGGCAGCCGTACTGCACCTACTTGATTCTCGGCAATGTGATGTTCGGCCGGCAGATGGAGATGGAGACGGTCGTCAACTTCCTACTCCGACCAGAAGCCCCCTTTGGCAATGGAGGTCCCGCCGTGCTTCCGATCGTCGGCGTGGCGAGGATCGGGAAGAGCACGCTCGTCGAGCACGTCTGCCTTGACGAGAGGGTGCGCAGCCACTTCTCGTCGATCGTTGTCTTCACCGGAGAAGATCTTGACGCCGGAGACCTGGCTGCTTTCAGAGGCAGTGCTGCGATCAAGCATCAAGATGCCACCGCTGCGTCACGCGGGAGGTCACTCACGGTCATCGAGCTAGCTGGGGACGTGGACGAGGGGGCATGGAGGAGGCTGTACCACTCGGCAGCCAGCAGCATGGGGCACGGGAGCAAGATCGTGATCACAGGCAGATCAGAGAAGGTAGCTGCTCTTGGAACCACCAAGGCTCTCAGATTGAAGGCTCTGCCGCAAGAAGCTTACTGGTACTTCTTCAAGGCGCTCGCCTTTGGGAGCGCGAACCCGGATGACCATCCAAAGCTCGCATCCCTGGCCATGGAGATCGCGGAGCTGCTGGACGGCGTGTTCATGGCAGGAAACGTGGTGGCAAGCCTGATGAGAGCCAACCAGAGCACCGAGTTCTGGCTCAGGGTGCTCCAGTGCTTGAGAGACTACACCAGGAAACACCAGGCCATGTTTGGCAGCCATCCTAACAAGCTCTTGCAGCAAGGGCAGTCCGTGTACCCTTGGAGGATGGCCGGGACTCACGACGTCGTCACAACGTTCTGCAAGATCTATCAGAAGCCATCCGCCCAGGACGATGTCCCGGAGGTAACCGTGCAGGACATTCTATCGGGACGTTCCACGCGCCAGGGGAATTTCAGTGCAGTGGCATGGGTATCAACCGTTCCTCCCTACTACACCTTCTTGGCAAGCTGCGTGTCGCAGACGGTTAGGTGCTCTGCGGCCACCAAGAAGCGCCCACGACATGCGAGGGCGTGA
- the LOC112894228 gene encoding putative disease resistance protein RGA3 isoform X2, whose protein sequence is METIVSAIMSDLLSRALSMVIRRYKRSTEEEAEHKLQRLGRVLLRIAAMVEEAEGRHITNQAMLRQLEMLRQGMYEGHYMLDTVKCRGQEGDGENTMLNTESLNKLEKMLDGLETLMGDTVEFAVFLEGYPRIPRQPYSTHLILDKVMFGRQTEKETIINFLLRRGVAAGDEGPKVLPIVGAAWVGKTTLIEHVCLDERVREHFSSIVFFTEDDLGAKSMACLRDIGVIKHQDLTATSYGRSLAVIELAGDMDEETWRRLYSSAARSMAHGSKIIVTSRSEKIAALGTTQQALRLRYLPRDAYWYFFRTLAFGSANPEDQPKLASLAMEIAVLLNGTLGANIIASLMRANLNARFWSRLLQCLRDYTSRHVLMFGEHPEGLMQKGKPVYACRMTQQSQNSILVGTTYQKCSTQSDASMLTVQDIITGCVTDQAKFTAVLWRSRIPPYYTYLVNCESQKAGCSTVGKKRPRQARF, encoded by the exons ATGGAGACCATTGTTTCCGCGATCATGAGTGACCTCCTGAGCAGAGCCCTGTCCATGGTGATCCGGAGGTACAAGCGGTccacggaagaagaagctgaGCACAAGCTCCAGCGGCTGGGGCGCGTGCTGCTCCGGATTGCCGCCAtggtggaggaggccgaggggcgGCACATCACCAACCAGGCGATGCTCCGGCAGCTCGAGATGCTCAGGCAAGGCATGTACGAGGGCCACTACATGCTCGACACCGTCAAGTGCAGAGGCCAAGAAGGGGATGGCGAG AACACCATGCTCAACACCGAGAGCCTGAACAAGCTGGAGAAGATGCTGGACGGCCTCGAGACGCTGATGGGCGACACGGTGGAGTTCGCCGTTTTCTTGGAGGGATACCCTCGCATCCCCCGGCAGCCGTACAGCACACACTTGATTCTTGACAAGGTGATGTTCGGCAGGCAGACGGAGAAGGAAACGATCATCAACTTCTTGCTACGGAGAggagtcgccgccggtgacgagGGCCCCAAGGTACTTCCGATCGTGGGCGCGGCGTGGGTCGGGAAGACCACGCTCATCGAGCATGTCTGCCTTGATGAGAGGGTGCGCGAGCACTTCTCGTCAATTGTCTTCTTCACCGAAGACGACCTCGGTGCCAAGAGCATGGCTTGTCTACGGGACATTGGTGTGATCAAGCATCAAGATCTTACTGCTACTTCATACGGGAGGTCACTTGCTGTCATCGAGCTCGCTGGGGACATGGACGAGGAGACATGGAGGAGGCTGTACTCCTCGGCGGCACGCAGCATGGCGCATGGGAGCAAGATCATAGTCACAAGCAGATCAGAGAAGATAGCTGCTCTCGGAACAACGCAGCAGGCTCTCAGGCTAAGGTATCTGCCTCGAGACGCGTACTGGTACTTCTTCAGAACTCTCGCGTTCGGGAGCGCGAACCCTGAGGATCAGCCAAAGCTTGCATCCCTAGCCATGGAGATCGCGGTGCTGCTCAACGGCACCTTGGGAGCAAACATAATAGCAAGCCTGATGAGAGCCAACCTGAATGCTCGCTTCTGGAGCAGGTTGCTTCAGTGCCTGAGAGATTACACAAGCAGGCACGTGCTCATGTTTGGTGAGCATCCTGAAGGTCTCATGCAGAAAGGCAAGCCTGTGTACGCATGTAGGATGACCCAGCAGAGCCAGAATTCCATTTTGGTCGGCACCACTTATCAGAAATGCTCTACCCAGAGTGATGCCTCCATGCTAACAGTGCAGGATATTATCACAGGATGTGTTACGGATCAGGCGAAGTTCACTGCAGTGTTATGGAGATCTAGAATACCTCCCTACTACACCTACTTGGTCAACTGCGAATCACAGAAGGCTGGATGCTCAACGGTCGGCAAGAAGCGCCCTCGGCAGGCGAGATTTTAA
- the LOC112894228 gene encoding putative disease resistance protein RGA3 isoform X1, producing the protein METIVSAIMSDLLSRALSMVIRRYKRSTEEEAEHKLQRLGRVLLRIAAMVEEAEGRHITNQAMLRQLEMLRQGMYEGHYMLDTVKCRGQEGDGEVSGDLPVTLPRFSSARPRLRLPSFPFISSKKNLQNTMLNTESLNKLEKMLDGLETLMGDTVEFAVFLEGYPRIPRQPYSTHLILDKVMFGRQTEKETIINFLLRRGVAAGDEGPKVLPIVGAAWVGKTTLIEHVCLDERVREHFSSIVFFTEDDLGAKSMACLRDIGVIKHQDLTATSYGRSLAVIELAGDMDEETWRRLYSSAARSMAHGSKIIVTSRSEKIAALGTTQQALRLRYLPRDAYWYFFRTLAFGSANPEDQPKLASLAMEIAVLLNGTLGANIIASLMRANLNARFWSRLLQCLRDYTSRHVLMFGEHPEGLMQKGKPVYACRMTQQSQNSILVGTTYQKCSTQSDASMLTVQDIITGCVTDQAKFTAVLWRSRIPPYYTYLVNCESQKAGCSTVGKKRPRQARF; encoded by the coding sequence ATGGAGACCATTGTTTCCGCGATCATGAGTGACCTCCTGAGCAGAGCCCTGTCCATGGTGATCCGGAGGTACAAGCGGTccacggaagaagaagctgaGCACAAGCTCCAGCGGCTGGGGCGCGTGCTGCTCCGGATTGCCGCCAtggtggaggaggccgaggggcgGCACATCACCAACCAGGCGATGCTCCGGCAGCTCGAGATGCTCAGGCAAGGCATGTACGAGGGCCACTACATGCTCGACACCGTCAAGTGCAGAGGCCAAGAAGGGGATGGCGAGGTGAGTGGTGACCTCCCTGTTACCTTGCCTAGATTCAGTTCAGCCAGGCCCAGGCTTCgtctcccctccttccccttcaTCAGCAGCAAGAAGAACCTGCAGAACACCATGCTCAACACCGAGAGCCTGAACAAGCTGGAGAAGATGCTGGACGGCCTCGAGACGCTGATGGGCGACACGGTGGAGTTCGCCGTTTTCTTGGAGGGATACCCTCGCATCCCCCGGCAGCCGTACAGCACACACTTGATTCTTGACAAGGTGATGTTCGGCAGGCAGACGGAGAAGGAAACGATCATCAACTTCTTGCTACGGAGAggagtcgccgccggtgacgagGGCCCCAAGGTACTTCCGATCGTGGGCGCGGCGTGGGTCGGGAAGACCACGCTCATCGAGCATGTCTGCCTTGATGAGAGGGTGCGCGAGCACTTCTCGTCAATTGTCTTCTTCACCGAAGACGACCTCGGTGCCAAGAGCATGGCTTGTCTACGGGACATTGGTGTGATCAAGCATCAAGATCTTACTGCTACTTCATACGGGAGGTCACTTGCTGTCATCGAGCTCGCTGGGGACATGGACGAGGAGACATGGAGGAGGCTGTACTCCTCGGCGGCACGCAGCATGGCGCATGGGAGCAAGATCATAGTCACAAGCAGATCAGAGAAGATAGCTGCTCTCGGAACAACGCAGCAGGCTCTCAGGCTAAGGTATCTGCCTCGAGACGCGTACTGGTACTTCTTCAGAACTCTCGCGTTCGGGAGCGCGAACCCTGAGGATCAGCCAAAGCTTGCATCCCTAGCCATGGAGATCGCGGTGCTGCTCAACGGCACCTTGGGAGCAAACATAATAGCAAGCCTGATGAGAGCCAACCTGAATGCTCGCTTCTGGAGCAGGTTGCTTCAGTGCCTGAGAGATTACACAAGCAGGCACGTGCTCATGTTTGGTGAGCATCCTGAAGGTCTCATGCAGAAAGGCAAGCCTGTGTACGCATGTAGGATGACCCAGCAGAGCCAGAATTCCATTTTGGTCGGCACCACTTATCAGAAATGCTCTACCCAGAGTGATGCCTCCATGCTAACAGTGCAGGATATTATCACAGGATGTGTTACGGATCAGGCGAAGTTCACTGCAGTGTTATGGAGATCTAGAATACCTCCCTACTACACCTACTTGGTCAACTGCGAATCACAGAAGGCTGGATGCTCAACGGTCGGCAAGAAGCGCCCTCGGCAGGCGAGATTTTAA